The window GCATCCAGGCGGGGGACGTCCTTGTGGAGCGAGGGCGGCAGCTGCCACAGGATCACCTTCAGAGTATTCACAGGGAGGACCCGGCTGAGGAAAAATTCCAGGGATTCGTCAACATTGACCAGCTTCCGCCGGTGGGTCACCAGCCGTGAGCCCTTCATCACCATGTGGAAGCTCTCCGGCAGGCGGCGGTTCCAGCTGGCGACCATCGGTTCCGTAGGAACACGGTAGAAGCTGGCGTTGAGCTCTACCGTGTCAAACTGCCGGGCGTAGTACTCCAGCCGCTCGGTGCCCTTCACCTCCTCGGGATAGAAGCGCCCCTGCCAGTCGTCGTAGACCCAGCCGGAAGTGCCGATGTGGATGGTCTGGTGTTGCACCTTGTCAGCCCTTGCCTGCTATGGATTAGCGTCGGGCGAATGCCGGGTATTACTTCGGCAGATCTTCAATTCGAATCCCCCTACCCGCCTGGAGGTTCTCCCTGGCGGCTGTGATGCGCGCCAGGAACCGGGGGTCGTGCTCCAGACGGTAATCGAACCAGTCGTCTTCGGAGTCGAAGCCGATCAACACTCCTGCCGGTTTGCCGTGCCGGGTGATGATGATCTCCTCATCATTGGCCGCCTGGCGTAGGTACTCTGAAAGGTGGTCCTTGACCTCAGATAAGGGTACTTTTTTCATTTATTTGCCTCCAATTCTTTAAGCCAGTCGGCTGCCTGTGACTTAGGTACGATAGCTAGAATTTCTACCCTCTCTTCCCTAACGTCGTAAAACACGCGAATCTCCCCGACACGCAACCGGTACTGAGGCCGATTGGTGCCACGCAAGCGCTTTATCCGGCTTCTGCTTACCTTTTCCGGTTCATACCTTAGATGCTTCTCAATCGCATCTCGCAGAATAGAACGGTCTCGGGCTGACA of the Candidatus Neomarinimicrobiota bacterium genome contains:
- a CDS encoding type II toxin-antitoxin system RelE/ParE family toxin; protein product: MDHVILFAPEAIQDFKRLSARDRSILRDAIEKHLRYEPEKVSRSRIKRLRGTNRPQYRLRVGEIRVFYDVREERVEILAIVPKSQAADWLKELEANK
- a CDS encoding type II toxin-antitoxin system Phd/YefM family antitoxin, with translation MKKVPLSEVKDHLSEYLRQAANDEEIIITRHGKPAGVLIGFDSEDDWFDYRLEHDPRFLARITAARENLQAGRGIRIEDLPK